Proteins from a single region of Sporosarcina sp. P33:
- a CDS encoding LD-carboxypeptidase, translating into MATKPQRLQKGDTIGIVTLGSPMAANRITEGIRMLQTMGYKVIVGDHVYSANGFLAATPRQRASDLMKMFNNPDVKWILPARGGVGVASILPFLDFNVIKQNPKIISGYSDITILLNALFEYADLIGLQSLLLLDFNPGTPQYNFNQFFSAASQITAPWQIVNPPGVPLIGTVPGNATGQIVGGNLTSFLGTLGTSYEINTEGRILLLEETHEPVNTVYRYLNHLAMAGKFDDCAGIIMGQCTNCDPAYGKSYADLINEFLVPFGKPLLTNLATAHSYYKAAIPIGANVQMDTVNRTLTVMEPVVRV; encoded by the coding sequence ATGGCGACAAAACCGCAGCGATTACAAAAGGGCGACACGATAGGGATTGTGACGCTTGGAAGTCCAATGGCGGCTAATCGTATTACGGAAGGGATTCGGATGCTGCAAACGATGGGGTATAAAGTCATTGTGGGGGATCATGTGTATTCTGCTAATGGCTTTCTGGCAGCGACTCCCCGGCAAAGGGCTTCGGATTTAATGAAGATGTTTAACAATCCGGATGTAAAGTGGATTTTACCTGCCCGCGGCGGAGTCGGTGTGGCAAGTATTTTGCCATTCCTTGATTTTAACGTGATTAAACAAAACCCTAAAATCATTTCAGGATACAGCGATATCACGATTTTATTAAATGCGTTATTTGAGTATGCAGATCTCATCGGTTTACAAAGCTTGTTATTGTTAGATTTTAATCCGGGAACTCCACAATATAATTTTAATCAATTCTTTTCGGCGGCGTCACAAATCACCGCGCCCTGGCAAATTGTCAACCCGCCTGGCGTTCCGCTAATTGGAACGGTTCCCGGAAATGCCACAGGACAAATTGTAGGCGGTAATCTCACGTCGTTTCTAGGCACTTTAGGCACGTCCTATGAAATCAATACTGAAGGCAGAATTCTTCTTTTGGAAGAAACACATGAACCGGTCAATACGGTGTATCGCTACTTAAACCATTTAGCGATGGCAGGGAAATTTGACGACTGCGCAGGAATTATTATGGGACAATGCACGAACTGTGACCCAGCCTACGGGAAAAGCTACGCGGATTTGATCAATGAATTTCTAGTTCCGTTCGGAAAACCTTTATTGACCAACCTGGCGACTGCACATAGCTATTATAAAGCGGCAATTCCTATTGGAGCCAATGTTCAAATGGATACGGTGAATCGAACGCTGACGGTGATGGAGCCGGTGGTGAGAGTGTAA
- a CDS encoding IS110 family transposase produces MNFTQNAKINQVTDKTLVIGMDIAKRTHYACMVDERGLLLKKSFPVYQSRQGFEYFYECILDAKRQFGKTDVIIGIEPTGHYWLNLAYFLDDRGIPLVVCNPMHVKKSKELDDNLQTKNDAKDALVIARLVKDGRYSYPRILKETEAELRVGATLRGNLTEEMNTVKNKIIRWTDRYFPEFQQVFPNFGKMALAVLECTPFPVDVAGKEPIELVEIYRQVEGLKSPQIPKARKLIDSALISIGVTEGHTMARIEITTLVQRYRQLEKELKSLQERLTELIQMTVEYEYLQTVPGLGDVTIIDLLSEVGSFAHYDHPRQLLKLAGLTLRENSSGQHKGQKRISKRGRSQLRALLFRVMMPMIRHNKAFRQLHEYYTTRQVNPLRKKQSIVVLCGKLLKVLHAICTKHMAFDAKQMMRDIPKLERAA; encoded by the coding sequence ATGAATTTTACGCAAAACGCTAAAATTAATCAAGTCACCGATAAAACGCTAGTCATTGGGATGGATATCGCCAAACGCACACATTATGCGTGCATGGTCGATGAACGTGGCCTGCTCCTTAAGAAATCGTTTCCTGTCTACCAATCGAGACAAGGATTCGAATACTTCTATGAATGCATTCTCGACGCCAAGAGACAATTTGGCAAAACCGATGTCATTATCGGCATCGAGCCGACCGGCCACTACTGGCTCAACCTAGCTTACTTTCTCGACGATCGGGGCATCCCCCTCGTCGTGTGTAATCCAATGCATGTAAAGAAATCCAAGGAGCTTGACGACAACCTCCAGACGAAGAACGACGCTAAAGATGCCCTCGTCATCGCCCGATTAGTGAAAGACGGTCGATACAGTTATCCGCGTATCTTGAAAGAGACGGAGGCTGAGCTGCGTGTCGGTGCGACACTTAGAGGTAATCTCACCGAAGAAATGAACACTGTGAAAAACAAGATAATTCGCTGGACGGATCGCTATTTTCCAGAGTTTCAACAAGTGTTTCCTAACTTCGGTAAAATGGCACTCGCCGTACTGGAATGTACACCATTCCCAGTCGACGTAGCGGGTAAAGAGCCAATTGAACTGGTTGAGATCTATCGGCAGGTCGAGGGACTGAAGTCCCCTCAGATACCGAAAGCTAGGAAACTCATTGATTCAGCGCTTATTTCCATTGGCGTAACAGAAGGACATACGATGGCCCGTATTGAGATCACCACACTTGTCCAACGTTATCGCCAACTTGAAAAAGAGCTAAAGTCCCTTCAAGAAAGACTGACTGAACTCATTCAGATGACGGTTGAGTATGAGTATCTCCAAACAGTTCCCGGTCTTGGGGACGTAACCATTATCGATCTACTATCCGAAGTCGGCAGTTTCGCCCATTATGACCATCCACGCCAACTACTCAAACTCGCGGGATTGACACTCAGGGAGAATTCTTCAGGACAACACAAAGGACAGAAACGCATATCAAAAAGAGGAAGAAGCCAGCTACGTGCGCTGCTCTTCCGAGTCATGATGCCGATGATCCGGCATAACAAGGCATTTAGACAACTGCACGAGTATTACACAACAAGGCAAGTGAACCCATTACGGAAAAAACAGTCCATTGTAGTTCTCTGTGGAAAACTACTGAAAGTACTGCACGCAATCTGTACGAAGCATATGGCATTTGATGCCAAGCAAATGATGAGGGACATTCCCAAGCTCGAAAGAGCTGCCTAA
- a CDS encoding betaine/proline/choline family ABC transporter ATP-binding protein (Members of the family are the ATP-binding subunit of ABC transporters for substrates such as betaine, L-proline or other amino acids, choline, carnitine, etc. The substrate specificity is best determined from the substrate-binding subunit, rather than this subunit, as it interacts with the permease subunit and not with substrate directly.), whose product MLKFENVSKVYDGGFQAVKSVNFEIAEGELLVLIGPSGSGKSTTMKMINRIIPHTSGKISINGKDIKSYNAADLRRNIGYVIQQIGLFPHYTIEKNISIVPQLKNWDEKEIKTRVRELLELVGLDPEIYAARYPKELSGGQQQRVGIARALAANPEVILMDEPFSALDPITREQLQEELIKLHKKLKKTIVFVTHDMDEALKMGDRIAIMKDGNLLQLDTPEKLLHEPAHGFVEEFMGKHRIIQNPELMPVTEIMAEKVVTTRPATSPERALSLIRQRKITDLLVVDDQRKLLGIVSAYDLIKNLEGIKTIDEVMKPAVPFLVHTATAKDAIIMMDTSPFGMIPIVDEHHILTGLVNRGSLLSAMSSQWTDKGADLHE is encoded by the coding sequence ATGCTGAAGTTTGAAAATGTATCAAAAGTGTACGATGGCGGATTTCAAGCTGTGAAATCTGTCAACTTCGAGATTGCTGAAGGTGAATTGCTTGTTCTGATAGGACCTAGTGGTTCAGGCAAGTCTACAACCATGAAAATGATTAACCGGATTATTCCACACACAAGTGGAAAAATTTCTATCAACGGCAAAGATATCAAATCTTACAACGCCGCTGATCTCCGCAGAAATATCGGTTATGTCATTCAGCAAATCGGGCTTTTCCCTCATTATACGATCGAAAAAAATATTTCCATTGTACCCCAGCTTAAAAATTGGGATGAAAAAGAAATTAAAACACGTGTACGGGAACTGCTTGAATTAGTCGGACTGGATCCCGAAATTTATGCTGCACGTTATCCGAAAGAATTATCAGGCGGACAGCAACAACGTGTCGGAATTGCGAGAGCGCTTGCAGCGAATCCAGAAGTTATTTTAATGGATGAACCTTTCAGTGCGCTTGACCCAATTACACGTGAGCAATTGCAAGAAGAATTAATTAAGCTGCACAAAAAGTTAAAGAAGACCATTGTCTTTGTTACACACGACATGGACGAAGCTTTAAAGATGGGCGACCGTATTGCTATTATGAAAGACGGCAATTTACTTCAGTTAGACACTCCAGAGAAACTGCTGCATGAACCCGCTCATGGCTTTGTAGAAGAGTTTATGGGTAAGCATCGAATTATCCAAAACCCTGAACTTATGCCTGTTACTGAAATAATGGCAGAGAAAGTAGTCACCACCCGTCCTGCCACTTCTCCAGAACGAGCCCTTTCGCTTATACGTCAACGAAAAATTACGGATCTTCTCGTCGTAGACGATCAAAGAAAGCTGCTTGGCATTGTTTCTGCTTACGATTTAATCAAAAATTTAGAGGGCATCAAAACCATTGATGAAGTGATGAAGCCAGCTGTACCTTTCTTAGTGCATACAGCGACAGCGAAAGATGCCATTATCATGATGGACACTTCACCGTTTGGCATGATCCCCATTGTCGATGAACATCATATACTGACAGGACTTGTCAACCGCGGCTCCTTACTTTCTGCGATGTCTAGTCAATGGACAGATAAGGGGGCTGATCTCCATGAATAA
- a CDS encoding ABC transporter permease produces MNNLNIWQQLVEQTKLRWPEVLQATSIHIQLVFFSMILAVLIAVTLGILITRVPRLKTGVLGAAGIMQTIPSLAVLGFMIPIFGIGVKTAIAALFLYSLLPIMRNTYTGIKDVDPATIEAARGMGMTNMQILFKVELPLAIPVIMAGIRTAAVINVGNATLAAFIGAGGLGDFIFLGITRGIDGLILLGAIPAAILAIALETFFSAVERWTTPEGLK; encoded by the coding sequence ATGAATAATTTAAATATATGGCAACAACTCGTAGAACAAACAAAATTACGATGGCCGGAAGTTCTCCAAGCGACATCTATCCATATTCAACTCGTCTTCTTCTCGATGATCCTCGCAGTGCTCATTGCGGTAACGCTCGGAATTCTCATTACACGCGTACCTAGACTTAAAACCGGAGTTCTTGGTGCGGCAGGCATTATGCAAACGATCCCTAGTTTAGCTGTGCTTGGTTTTATGATTCCAATTTTCGGAATCGGCGTAAAAACAGCAATTGCTGCGTTATTTCTTTACTCGTTATTGCCAATTATGCGAAATACCTATACAGGGATTAAAGACGTTGACCCTGCCACAATCGAGGCTGCGAGAGGTATGGGTATGACAAACATGCAAATTTTGTTTAAAGTAGAATTGCCTCTTGCAATTCCTGTTATTATGGCCGGAATTCGAACAGCTGCGGTTATTAACGTGGGTAATGCGACACTGGCGGCATTCATCGGAGCTGGCGGACTCGGTGACTTCATTTTCCTTGGAATTACACGTGGAATAGACGGATTGATATTACTTGGTGCAATTCCAGCTGCGATTCTTGCGATTGCCCTAGAAACGTTCTTTAGCGCAGTCGAACGCTGGACCACGCCGGAAGGATTGAAATGA
- a CDS encoding glycine betaine ABC transporter substrate-binding protein, giving the protein MMLKNKRILLLVTILLASMLSGCIFNEKDSLRLGSRNNTESIILSNIMGQLIEDRLGVDIIYKENLGGSSVVWNAMTNGHIDVIPDYTGTIVVTYYQEEPGTAEETLAATKRLVADDHITALGTFGFNNTYTLALDEEKAEELGLVTFSDFAKVSKDFTLGAVFEFIDRPDGLPGFEKEYDIEFKDVKGMDHGMMYRAIGANEVNVINSYTTDGQLAIANLRVLEDDKSYFPPYHALPLVRDETLEEYPELEEILGLLEGKIDEKTMQIMNGKVDNDGIMVELVAKEFLVDHGFIEEK; this is encoded by the coding sequence ATGATGCTGAAAAATAAACGTATACTATTGCTCGTCACTATCTTACTTGCCAGCATGCTTTCAGGCTGTATTTTCAATGAAAAAGATTCACTTAGACTCGGTTCCCGAAATAATACGGAAAGTATTATTTTGTCTAATATCATGGGACAATTAATTGAGGATCGGTTAGGTGTAGATATTATTTACAAAGAAAACCTTGGCGGCTCGTCTGTCGTCTGGAACGCTATGACCAATGGCCATATTGATGTCATCCCCGACTATACAGGAACCATCGTGGTGACGTATTACCAGGAAGAGCCTGGAACGGCCGAAGAGACATTAGCTGCGACCAAACGACTTGTCGCGGATGACCATATCACCGCACTCGGTACGTTCGGATTCAATAATACGTATACACTGGCACTTGATGAGGAGAAAGCTGAAGAGCTGGGTCTTGTGACATTTAGTGATTTTGCGAAAGTTTCCAAAGACTTTACATTAGGCGCCGTGTTCGAGTTTATTGACCGGCCAGATGGGTTACCTGGTTTCGAGAAGGAATATGACATCGAGTTTAAAGATGTCAAAGGAATGGATCACGGCATGATGTATCGTGCGATTGGTGCAAACGAAGTAAATGTCATCAACTCCTACACGACAGATGGACAGCTGGCGATTGCGAATCTGCGTGTGTTAGAAGATGATAAATCGTACTTCCCTCCCTACCATGCACTGCCGTTAGTACGGGATGAAACGCTTGAAGAATACCCGGAACTCGAAGAAATACTCGGTCTTCTAGAAGGTAAAATCGATGAAAAAACGATGCAAATCATGAACGGAAAAGTCGATAATGACGGCATCATGGTCGAACTAGTCGCCAAGGAATTCTTGGTGGATCACGGGTTCATTGAAGAAAAGTGA
- a CDS encoding DUF2564 family protein yields the protein MGKEFGQSWKKQHPGTFFGNSVEKADRAVKQAMSHPEEMAIEHAFNAIERAENAFVNAKQYNEELDTIEQDKGHLDVIKQQLNEARMKNGE from the coding sequence ATGGGAAAAGAATTTGGTCAGAGCTGGAAAAAGCAACATCCGGGTACGTTCTTTGGCAATTCAGTAGAGAAAGCAGATCGTGCAGTGAAACAAGCGATGTCTCATCCGGAGGAAATGGCCATCGAGCATGCATTTAATGCAATCGAGCGTGCCGAGAACGCGTTTGTGAATGCAAAGCAATACAACGAAGAATTAGATACGATTGAGCAAGATAAGGGACACTTGGATGTGATCAAGCAGCAATTGAATGAAGCCCGAATGAAGAATGGCGAGTAA
- a CDS encoding polysaccharide deacetylase family protein: protein MQETLLTREERYKLKRIWLISFIACIGILYLVLFINHWDPETNAASTASASATGKDKLTTELESFSKAHQIPAVDAKVDRVWKAIPGYNGLEVDLEASYRKMKATGKLEESKVVYKESPPAVHLKDLGPHPIFRGNPEKPMVSFLINVAWGNEYIPVILDVLKKHKTKASFFFDGSWVSKNPDLATLIYQEGHEIGNHAYSHPDLQQKSEAETMEELKKTNEVIIKTLGITSPKWFGPPSGSFNQQTVETASQLGMHTVLWTVDTVDWKKPATDEMVNRVVSQVENGSMILMHPTKPAAEGMDAMITQITEKGFRLGTVSELMSEKRVNGTEWK from the coding sequence GTGCAGGAAACACTACTGACTAGAGAGGAGCGATATAAACTGAAACGGATCTGGCTTATTTCTTTCATCGCCTGTATAGGAATACTTTACCTGGTTTTGTTCATCAATCATTGGGATCCAGAAACGAATGCAGCAAGCACAGCATCCGCATCTGCAACTGGCAAAGACAAACTGACGACAGAATTAGAATCATTCAGTAAAGCGCATCAGATCCCCGCGGTTGATGCAAAAGTCGACAGAGTCTGGAAAGCCATCCCCGGCTATAACGGATTAGAAGTGGATCTGGAAGCCAGTTACAGAAAAATGAAAGCGACTGGCAAATTGGAAGAATCAAAAGTCGTTTACAAAGAATCTCCCCCCGCTGTACATTTGAAAGATCTGGGCCCCCACCCCATTTTCAGAGGTAATCCAGAGAAACCGATGGTGTCTTTTTTAATTAATGTTGCCTGGGGTAATGAATATATTCCTGTAATTTTGGATGTACTGAAGAAGCATAAAACGAAAGCCTCGTTCTTCTTCGACGGCAGCTGGGTAAGTAAAAATCCCGATCTGGCTACATTAATTTATCAAGAGGGGCACGAAATTGGAAATCATGCATACAGCCATCCCGATTTACAGCAGAAATCAGAAGCTGAAACAATGGAAGAGTTAAAGAAGACAAATGAGGTCATCATAAAAACACTCGGGATTACATCGCCGAAGTGGTTCGGTCCGCCAAGCGGCAGCTTTAATCAGCAAACAGTTGAAACGGCAAGCCAGCTAGGAATGCATACCGTTTTATGGACGGTGGATACAGTCGACTGGAAAAAGCCGGCGACTGATGAAATGGTGAATAGGGTCGTATCGCAAGTGGAGAACGGCTCGATGATTTTAATGCATCCGACTAAACCTGCAGCTGAAGGAATGGATGCTATGATCACACAAATCACAGAGAAAGGTTTTCGTCTGGGGACCGTCAGTGAACTGATGAGTGAAAAACGTGTGAACGGAACGGAGTGGAAATAA
- a CDS encoding S-layer homology domain-containing protein gives MLKKWMAACAVFLLAVTGTVQYAEAASFKDMKKNSSSLYVEVNYLADLGIISGYPDGKFKPNEPIAKKHIAAMLVKALELPMTDLADPGYKDVPKTHPYYKEIAAAYKAGLFSKAANFKPESSISRAFMARLMSKAFHLKVQNKADNVPSYSDVGRNSDFQTDIMRVSTNNVATGYPDGTFKPNRLITRAHFAAFLTRAMTARMMNIMPDAGYTYYYTDGSSTYRHDHEGKEENGLDYWRITNETEYEDIPRLGFVQNSSYYGEGYDDWAHYDQYIPHPFVVTQIHGQDDVGPVSYGNGWITSTNGKKTVRGTEYRDVLVVESYLPWSNEYVIEYYAKDIGLIQRVDSSGNELYGLVKRVKK, from the coding sequence TTGTTGAAAAAGTGGATGGCGGCATGTGCGGTTTTTCTGCTGGCGGTTACCGGAACGGTGCAGTATGCAGAAGCTGCAAGTTTTAAAGATATGAAAAAGAACAGTTCTTCGCTGTACGTAGAAGTGAATTACCTGGCGGATCTCGGCATCATCAGCGGGTATCCGGACGGCAAGTTCAAGCCGAATGAGCCGATTGCAAAGAAGCATATCGCGGCAATGCTCGTCAAAGCGCTCGAGTTGCCGATGACGGATCTAGCGGACCCCGGATACAAGGACGTACCGAAAACCCATCCTTATTACAAGGAAATCGCTGCAGCGTACAAGGCAGGATTGTTTTCCAAGGCTGCTAATTTCAAACCGGAATCCAGCATCTCCCGTGCATTCATGGCACGGCTGATGAGCAAGGCATTTCATTTGAAGGTGCAGAATAAAGCGGATAATGTGCCATCGTACAGTGACGTAGGAAGAAATTCGGACTTTCAGACAGATATTATGAGGGTATCGACCAATAATGTCGCCACCGGCTATCCGGACGGGACATTCAAACCGAATCGGCTGATTACCCGTGCGCATTTCGCCGCATTTCTGACCCGCGCAATGACAGCAAGGATGATGAATATTATGCCGGATGCCGGTTATACGTACTATTACACGGATGGCTCCAGCACATACCGCCACGATCACGAGGGCAAAGAAGAGAACGGCCTGGACTACTGGCGCATTACCAATGAGACGGAATATGAAGACATTCCCCGACTGGGTTTTGTGCAGAATTCCTCGTACTACGGGGAAGGATACGATGACTGGGCCCATTACGATCAATATATCCCGCATCCTTTTGTGGTGACACAGATTCATGGTCAGGATGATGTGGGGCCGGTCAGTTACGGTAACGGGTGGATTACCTCTACGAACGGAAAGAAAACAGTTCGCGGTACAGAGTATCGTGATGTGCTGGTCGTTGAAAGTTATCTCCCGTGGAGTAACGAATACGTGATCGAATACTATGCAAAAGATATTGGCTTGATCCAGCGAGTGGACAGTTCAGGGAATGAGCTGTATGGACTGGTGAAGCGTGTGAAAAAATAA
- a CDS encoding S-layer homology domain-containing protein — MKKLFAAVGVFLLAFSLPLSGSAAGKQVFSDVPPSKHFANAVNELAARDIIGGYPDGTFKPGNSITRGQAAAIIAKMIGLDTSYRIEQKFTDVPESYGFNRAIARMAEEGIIGGYPDGSFKPDEPIKRKNMAAILVKAFKLPRDVELKNPFKGEVGITKDVLVIYKLGITSGTSPTTFSPNASITRGQASKMLVAAEQAVMKNAVTVKAGDLEWDTIESFVADQVNSGAFRAVKVKGKNGIQDQVQLFPIKEGTGGIVLGGRTAKGEWKNQKYYVHVKKEAGVLRMTLEKTDDSLPNEVALNTKYKPVKNIALAKKDGEKISDDVMIVRNEYNFTYIMMEQPGEYIATVLFENGEEVRYSVTAHESEDSFLYDAYAMEIGPAENFK; from the coding sequence ATGAAGAAGTTATTTGCAGCAGTTGGTGTATTCTTACTGGCATTCAGTTTGCCGTTATCAGGATCAGCAGCCGGTAAGCAAGTGTTTTCTGATGTGCCGCCGTCAAAGCATTTTGCGAATGCGGTGAATGAGCTAGCCGCACGTGACATTATAGGAGGTTATCCGGACGGCACGTTTAAGCCGGGGAACTCGATTACGCGCGGACAAGCTGCGGCGATTATTGCGAAGATGATTGGTCTGGATACATCCTATCGGATAGAACAGAAATTCACAGATGTACCCGAATCATATGGTTTTAATAGGGCGATTGCGAGAATGGCGGAAGAAGGAATTATCGGCGGGTATCCAGATGGTAGTTTTAAACCGGATGAGCCGATTAAGCGTAAAAATATGGCGGCGATTCTTGTGAAAGCATTCAAATTACCTCGTGATGTAGAGCTGAAAAATCCGTTCAAAGGAGAAGTTGGCATTACAAAAGACGTCCTTGTTATTTACAAGCTTGGCATTACTTCGGGTACCTCTCCTACAACATTCAGCCCGAACGCATCGATAACAAGAGGGCAAGCCTCAAAAATGCTTGTGGCAGCGGAGCAGGCAGTAATGAAGAATGCCGTGACGGTGAAAGCAGGCGATTTAGAATGGGATACCATCGAATCGTTTGTCGCTGATCAAGTAAATTCTGGCGCATTTCGAGCGGTAAAAGTGAAAGGGAAAAATGGCATACAAGATCAAGTTCAACTATTTCCGATCAAAGAAGGAACAGGTGGAATTGTACTTGGAGGAAGAACAGCCAAAGGTGAATGGAAGAATCAGAAATATTATGTTCATGTGAAAAAAGAGGCCGGCGTACTGCGTATGACGTTAGAAAAAACGGATGATTCCCTGCCGAACGAGGTAGCGCTCAATACGAAATATAAACCCGTGAAAAATATAGCCCTCGCCAAGAAAGACGGAGAGAAAATCTCTGATGATGTAATGATTGTAAGAAATGAATACAATTTCACCTATATTATGATGGAACAGCCGGGAGAGTATATTGCAACGGTCCTTTTTGAAAATGGAGAAGAAGTGCGATACAGTGTGACAGCCCATGAAAGTGAAGACAGCTTTTTATATGATGCATACGCCATGGAAATAGGGCCAGCTGAAAATTTTAAGTAA
- a CDS encoding DUF3221 domain-containing protein, with translation MKKTIWLFVLGAALLAGGCGTGTKEPSVSSQQGGWQTIKTVDGRVIIAELKQTAEESLARDRIAREQIESPDYTGGFFGEPSKELEEDVAMQAIEGPIAIEVVEEVYGSNGAFEKVGVFFLENQTYGDAQSGVWIGVKKPDERLQKVVDLLQKKVDAGEILAAPIYIFRSVYTREDLHAVQDEVAAVLQDLKQKRGTFSLSVSTVTGDVEVGHDFLTAAQQKELEQQFPDYTFHFEQLGSAVEEAGLSAIIRPQKDTTDTPAEDGGYIMAVSDGVIFVSGGTEGATYYSFAEANDLTVGQRVKVEVSGEMKESYPAQGSAKFVEVLPDYKPADAVLSESQAVALAIKQKKQEYFSFNVINEVRYDKAQKVWIVKVSDGSEVLVEDN, from the coding sequence ATGAAAAAGACAATCTGGCTATTCGTACTGGGTGCTGCTTTATTGGCCGGTGGTTGCGGAACGGGCACTAAGGAACCTAGTGTTTCCAGTCAACAGGGTGGCTGGCAAACGATAAAAACGGTAGACGGCCGTGTAATTATTGCGGAACTGAAACAGACTGCGGAAGAATCGCTGGCGCGTGATCGTATCGCCCGCGAGCAGATAGAGAGTCCGGATTATACGGGAGGATTCTTCGGTGAGCCATCTAAAGAGCTGGAAGAAGATGTCGCCATGCAAGCGATTGAAGGACCGATTGCCATTGAAGTGGTGGAAGAAGTGTACGGAAGTAATGGTGCGTTTGAAAAAGTAGGAGTTTTTTTCTTGGAAAACCAGACGTACGGAGACGCGCAGTCAGGTGTCTGGATTGGCGTGAAGAAACCTGACGAGCGATTGCAGAAAGTCGTTGATTTATTGCAGAAGAAAGTGGATGCTGGTGAAATTTTGGCTGCGCCGATTTATATCTTCCGCAGTGTATATACACGGGAAGATCTCCATGCAGTTCAGGATGAAGTGGCGGCAGTGCTTCAGGACCTGAAGCAAAAGCGAGGTACATTTTCTTTATCGGTCAGTACGGTGACAGGTGATGTAGAAGTCGGACATGATTTCCTGACGGCAGCGCAGCAAAAAGAACTGGAGCAGCAGTTTCCTGACTATACGTTCCACTTCGAGCAGCTAGGCAGCGCCGTTGAAGAAGCAGGCTTGTCCGCTATCATCCGCCCCCAAAAAGATACAACCGATACACCGGCAGAAGATGGCGGGTACATCATGGCAGTGTCGGACGGTGTTATTTTCGTTTCTGGAGGAACAGAAGGGGCCACTTATTATTCATTTGCTGAAGCGAATGACCTGACAGTAGGACAGCGAGTGAAAGTAGAAGTTTCAGGCGAAATGAAAGAATCATATCCTGCACAGGGTTCAGCGAAATTCGTGGAAGTCCTTCCTGATTATAAACCGGCAGACGCAGTGCTTTCTGAATCGCAGGCCGTGGCATTGGCGATCAAGCAGAAGAAACAGGAATACTTTTCCTTTAACGTGATTAATGAAGTGCGCTATGATAAAGCCCAAAAAGTTTGGATCGTAAAAGTGAGCGACGGGAGTGAAGTGTTGGTGGAGGATAACTAG
- a CDS encoding DegV family protein, whose translation MRNIILTTESGADLPEFLAKRHNIHVVPMHVIMDGQDYLDGHLPVTEIFDFYDRTKKIPSTAATNTHEYQEFFKKIRTEFPNHPIVHIGYTSKASVSFQNALTAVKDAEDIYLIDALNVTGGLTAVIMYAVALLEEEPEMDPIRLLEKIESIVPKTKLAFVPGSLDFLRAGGRVSNMAYLGGALLKIKPCIELVEGKLVSTKKYRGKMSKVAENLLLDYLQQYDVDRQQIYFIYSIGLSETIKERINEIALENGFENCLWIEAGAMISTHSGPGGFGIAGIEV comes from the coding sequence GTGAGAAACATCATATTAACGACTGAGAGCGGTGCCGATTTGCCGGAGTTTTTAGCGAAAAGACATAATATACATGTAGTACCTATGCATGTAATCATGGATGGTCAGGATTATTTAGATGGTCATCTGCCCGTAACAGAAATATTTGATTTTTATGATCGCACAAAGAAGATCCCTTCCACTGCCGCTACAAATACCCATGAATATCAGGAGTTTTTCAAAAAGATTAGAACCGAATTTCCTAATCATCCAATCGTTCATATTGGCTATACATCAAAGGCGTCTGTTTCGTTTCAAAATGCATTAACAGCCGTAAAAGACGCAGAGGATATTTATTTAATTGATGCATTAAACGTTACAGGCGGATTAACTGCGGTTATTATGTATGCGGTAGCGCTGCTGGAGGAAGAACCTGAAATGGATCCCATCCGTTTGCTGGAGAAAATCGAATCAATAGTTCCCAAAACGAAACTTGCCTTCGTTCCTGGCAGCTTAGATTTTTTACGGGCTGGCGGACGAGTCAGCAATATGGCGTATCTTGGCGGCGCATTGTTAAAAATCAAACCGTGTATTGAATTAGTAGAAGGAAAGCTTGTTTCGACTAAAAAATACCGTGGGAAAATGAGTAAAGTTGCTGAAAATTTACTGCTAGACTACTTACAGCAATATGATGTGGATCGACAACAAATTTATTTTATATACTCCATCGGACTTAGTGAAACTATCAAAGAACGGATCAATGAAATTGCATTGGAAAATGGATTTGAAAATTGTCTTTGGATTGAAGCTGGCGCTATGATCTCGACACATTCTGGCCCTGGAGGATTTGGAATTGCAGGGATAGAGGTTTAA